A genomic stretch from Candidatus Eisenbacteria bacterium includes:
- a CDS encoding TonB-dependent receptor, protein MAREDAILNTRHKALLLNKNPLIYGSLAEIGAGQEVARQFFQAGGASGTIAKTMSAYDMGMSDSIYGVDQTGRYVSLTRLESMLDTEFTDLIKRVSENRSPESTFFAFADTVAAKAYKSDKDCHGWMGIKFQCTPGAEPSQIAMHVRLLDKTNREQQEALGILGVSLIHSSFVHSRNPEALVDALIEDIDWGRIEVDFIRLEGSCFKDVDNMQMNLRLVTSSLGPVVMFTPDRKAVVPADLIFRKNVLILRGNFRPFTNVHADMIQCGMHTFAQDLSTSEKNIVCFCEMNMAQYLSDGVDEVSDLEERVLMLTGKGYNVMVTSHFRYFRLSEYFSNHGKRKIGFILSVDNILSILDEKYYEGMEGGLLEAMGKLFTSDSKLLVYPNLTPDGELVTAENILIPDNQKYLYRHLHYNKRLLSLRPDSKNLVPFAVHPEPQ, encoded by the coding sequence ATGGCTCGAGAAGATGCAATTTTAAACACCCGCCATAAGGCGCTCCTCCTGAACAAGAATCCCCTGATCTACGGATCATTGGCGGAAATCGGCGCCGGCCAGGAGGTGGCGCGCCAGTTTTTTCAGGCCGGCGGCGCTTCGGGTACGATCGCCAAGACCATGTCGGCCTATGACATGGGAATGAGTGATTCGATTTACGGCGTCGACCAGACGGGAAGATATGTCTCCCTGACGCGGCTGGAAAGCATGCTCGATACCGAGTTCACGGATCTCATTAAGCGCGTCTCCGAAAACCGCTCGCCCGAATCCACTTTTTTCGCCTTTGCCGACACCGTGGCGGCCAAAGCGTATAAGTCGGATAAGGATTGCCATGGATGGATGGGGATAAAGTTTCAGTGCACCCCAGGAGCCGAACCGAGCCAGATCGCCATGCATGTGCGCTTGCTCGATAAAACAAATCGCGAACAACAAGAAGCCTTGGGCATCCTCGGCGTCAGCCTTATTCATTCATCCTTTGTTCATTCAAGAAACCCTGAAGCGCTGGTCGATGCCCTGATTGAGGATATTGACTGGGGCCGCATTGAAGTCGATTTCATACGTCTTGAGGGTTCCTGTTTCAAGGATGTCGATAATATGCAAATGAACCTACGGCTGGTCACGTCAAGTCTCGGGCCGGTCGTTATGTTCACTCCCGACAGGAAGGCCGTTGTGCCGGCTGATCTTATTTTTAGAAAAAACGTCCTCATTCTCCGCGGGAACTTCCGCCCTTTTACGAATGTCCATGCCGACATGATTCAATGCGGTATGCACACATTCGCCCAAGATCTTTCCACATCAGAAAAGAATATTGTTTGTTTCTGCGAAATGAACATGGCTCAATATTTATCAGACGGGGTTGATGAAGTTTCTGATCTTGAAGAACGCGTACTGATGCTCACCGGGAAGGGATACAATGTCATGGTCACTTCTCACTTCCGATATTTCCGTCTCAGTGAATATTTCTCTAACCATGGCAAGCGAAAGATCGGCTTCATTCTCTCGGTAGACAATATTTTATCGATTCTCGATGAAAAATATTATGAAGGCATGGAAGGCGGTCTTCTTGAGGCGATGGGTAAACTCTTCACGTCGGATTCCAAACTACTCGTTTACCCGAACTTGACCCCTGATGGTGAATTAGTAACGGCAGAGAATATTCTCATTCCGGATAATCAGAAATACCTTTACCGGCACCTACATTACAACAAGCGTTTGCTATCGCTGCGGCCGGACTCAAAAAACCTCGTGCCGTTCGCTGTACATCCTGAACCCCAATAA
- a CDS encoding peptidase E — protein sequence MKKPQIIAMGGGGFSMEPENPLLDKYFLRQTGKRTPRVCFLPTASGDSDTYIVTFYDAFAKHRCQPSHLSLFYPPERIESFVLSQDAIYVGGGNTKSMLALWKEWRLDKILRKAWRQGVVLGGLSAGSICWFEQGLTDSISDRLTVLPCLGFLAGSHCPHYDSEENRRPAFKRLVKGGRMKDGLAAEDGVALHFIGKKLARIVSSRPGAAAFRVRKTGDTVHEEKLPPTYLGEK from the coding sequence ATGAAAAAGCCGCAAATCATAGCCATGGGCGGAGGGGGCTTCTCGATGGAGCCGGAAAACCCACTCTTGGATAAGTACTTCCTCCGGCAGACGGGTAAACGCACGCCGCGCGTCTGTTTTCTGCCGACGGCATCAGGTGATTCCGACACCTATATTGTTACATTCTATGATGCTTTTGCAAAGCACCGCTGCCAACCGAGCCACCTATCCTTGTTTTATCCCCCCGAGCGAATAGAGTCCTTTGTTCTTTCGCAGGATGCTATTTATGTCGGTGGGGGGAACACTAAAAGTATGCTGGCGTTGTGGAAGGAATGGAGATTAGACAAAATACTCCGAAAGGCATGGCGCCAGGGAGTGGTTCTCGGCGGGCTCAGCGCCGGGTCGATCTGCTGGTTTGAGCAGGGATTGACCGACTCCATTTCAGATCGTTTGACCGTTCTCCCATGCCTGGGTTTCCTTGCGGGGAGCCATTGTCCTCACTATGACAGCGAAGAAAATAGACGTCCCGCATTCAAGCGGCTGGTTAAGGGGGGCCGGATGAAAGACGGCCTGGCAGCCGAGGATGGCGTCGCTCTTCATTTTATAGGCAAGAAGCTTGCCCGCATTGTCAGTTCCCGGCCGGGGGCCGCGGCGTTCCGAGTGAGGAAGACCGGGGATACGGTGCACGAAGAGAAACTCCCGCCGACCTATCTTGGGGAAAAATAG
- a CDS encoding fused MFS/spermidine synthase, whose product MASSPGGGVRPILILPALPPACYSTDMNRESDHRGKSFSIHLVIFFTGFTFLIYEVSWNRLLSLTLGTTVTASTIVLSSFMAGFGIGAYFWGRIANDRIQLGKILSALLTGIGITSALNYFILSLGLPLLYSALSRGGTPSQIVEMVAFAIATLLLFVPAFFMGAIFPLGSKIAVKSAVSIPAALGRLYAFETLGSALGGLVAGFILLGTLGQRNTFVFAIIINLSLAIWIFITKRFNPYEMPTQESADTGPAYSSKAKSRGVLGRTPMALKRTALMGAFVCGFAILSLQILWLRVFRIYLTNTSYTFALVSSLAILGLYTGSTIFKYIGHKNDNYQRSMYRIILLMSAVVLLGLMFLIYLPQALMFPFQTLWVHPLLRVLLLPFVAAILIVFPPSVCSGYAFPLACRMYTGRGQNISKDVGFVLMINTIGSVVGPIVAAFVLIPGLGAAISILLVVWLLAGTALLILHTQKSPRKPRLALGCLYAATALLLAVVIVKPDIKILPPSFCRFDHDILYYRESVEGTLTVGQDKGAGQATKYTFVNNSAVIGSTYDAIKVVKMIGHTPFFLGLDCKNALVIGFGIGVTTSAIASHPEVESIECVELVAGLGEAAVFYNDLNQNVMEDPRLKLVHGDGRHYLQMTSKKYDLISCDPTHPILGSGNLYTKDYFLLCLEHLNPGGMVSQYLPLHKLRLVDFLGIISTFHSVFPNSTVWLGHYHAMLLGSTDPIEIDFETWSANIEKIDIDVHFYSDPYHLAANLMLDGATIGKLPTQNRINTDDHSYTEFFAPACLDADNISRNLAFFMERPAGPVSIFKNIADAERMEHFVLGNQLLTKSLYYQLNGDNQRSLQFLRQACRSNPEDQEYPFLMQLYFNVSQ is encoded by the coding sequence ATGGCAAGCTCCCCGGGCGGCGGCGTCCGTCCAATACTGATATTGCCTGCCTTGCCCCCCGCCTGCTACTCTACCGACATGAATAGGGAATCGGACCATCGTGGCAAATCCTTCAGTATTCATCTCGTTATATTCTTCACGGGTTTTACATTTTTGATCTATGAGGTCAGTTGGAATCGACTACTGTCCTTGACTCTTGGAACGACCGTCACGGCATCTACAATCGTTCTCTCGTCCTTCATGGCGGGATTCGGAATAGGCGCCTATTTTTGGGGCCGCATCGCCAACGACAGGATCCAGCTCGGAAAAATCCTGTCGGCGCTGCTCACTGGGATCGGAATCACCAGCGCGCTTAATTATTTCATTTTATCCCTCGGGCTCCCCCTTCTATATTCCGCTCTTTCCCGAGGAGGGACCCCTTCGCAAATCGTCGAAATGGTAGCTTTTGCCATCGCCACGCTTTTACTTTTTGTCCCCGCCTTTTTCATGGGTGCCATCTTCCCGCTTGGCAGCAAGATTGCGGTGAAATCGGCCGTCTCGATCCCCGCCGCCTTAGGCCGATTGTACGCCTTCGAGACTCTAGGCAGCGCCCTCGGCGGATTGGTGGCGGGTTTTATCTTGTTGGGGACGCTGGGGCAAAGAAATACCTTTGTGTTTGCCATCATTATCAATCTTTCCTTGGCTATTTGGATTTTCATTACAAAAAGATTCAATCCATACGAAATGCCAACCCAAGAATCCGCCGATACCGGGCCGGCGTATTCTTCAAAAGCTAAATCCCGCGGCGTTCTCGGCCGCACGCCCATGGCCCTTAAAAGAACCGCCTTGATGGGAGCGTTTGTCTGCGGATTCGCCATACTGAGCCTTCAGATTTTGTGGTTGAGGGTCTTTCGGATCTATTTGACCAATACGAGTTACACCTTCGCCCTTGTGTCATCGCTGGCTATTCTTGGATTGTATACCGGTAGCACAATATTCAAATACATCGGTCATAAAAACGACAATTATCAGAGATCCATGTATCGCATCATACTCTTGATGAGTGCCGTCGTTCTTTTGGGTCTCATGTTTCTGATCTATCTGCCCCAGGCTCTCATGTTTCCATTTCAAACGCTCTGGGTTCATCCGCTGCTGCGCGTGCTGTTGTTGCCCTTCGTCGCAGCCATTCTCATTGTCTTTCCTCCTTCAGTTTGTTCCGGCTATGCCTTTCCGCTGGCTTGCCGCATGTATACCGGACGCGGGCAGAACATCAGCAAAGATGTTGGATTTGTGTTAATGATCAATACGATAGGGTCTGTCGTCGGACCAATTGTCGCCGCTTTTGTTCTTATCCCCGGGCTGGGCGCCGCAATATCGATCCTACTCGTCGTCTGGCTTCTGGCCGGCACGGCGCTTCTTATCTTGCACACGCAGAAATCGCCTCGCAAGCCTCGATTAGCTCTGGGTTGTCTCTATGCGGCCACCGCCCTTCTCCTTGCTGTGGTCATTGTTAAGCCGGATATTAAAATTCTTCCACCCTCCTTCTGCCGTTTTGATCACGATATCTTGTACTACCGCGAGTCGGTTGAAGGAACACTCACCGTCGGACAAGACAAGGGAGCCGGCCAGGCAACTAAGTACACCTTTGTGAACAACAGCGCCGTTATTGGATCAACTTACGACGCCATCAAGGTCGTTAAGATGATCGGTCATACCCCCTTTTTTCTGGGACTCGATTGCAAAAATGCTTTGGTCATCGGATTTGGCATTGGCGTAACCACCTCGGCGATCGCCTCCCATCCAGAAGTCGAATCGATTGAATGCGTAGAATTAGTGGCCGGATTGGGAGAAGCGGCCGTTTTTTATAACGACTTGAATCAAAATGTCATGGAAGACCCGAGGCTCAAGCTCGTCCACGGCGACGGCCGGCATTATCTTCAGATGACATCAAAGAAGTATGATCTGATTTCCTGCGATCCCACCCACCCCATTCTGGGTTCGGGGAATCTCTATACAAAAGACTATTTTTTGCTGTGCCTGGAGCATCTGAATCCGGGAGGGATGGTTTCCCAATATCTTCCTCTTCACAAACTGCGATTGGTGGATTTTTTAGGCATCATCAGCACATTCCACTCCGTGTTTCCAAACAGCACGGTCTGGCTCGGGCATTATCACGCAATGCTCCTGGGATCTACAGACCCGATTGAAATCGATTTTGAGACCTGGTCGGCAAACATTGAAAAGATCGACATAGATGTTCATTTTTACTCAGATCCTTACCACCTTGCCGCCAATCTTATGCTGGATGGCGCCACGATCGGGAAGCTCCCCACCCAAAACAGAATCAATACTGATGATCATTCCTATACCGAATTTTTTGCGCCCGCATGTCTTGATGCTGACAATATCAGTAGGAATTTGGCCTTCTTTATGGAGAGGCCGGCCGGACCGGTCTCCATTTTCAAGAACATTGCGGATGCGGAGAGAATGGAGCATTTTGTCCTGGGGAATCAGCTGTTAACCAAGAGTCTCTATTATCAATTAAACGGAGACAATCAGCGCAGCCTGCAGTTCTTGCGCCAGGCCTGCCGGTCGAATCCAGAGGATCAGGAGTATCCCTTCCTTATGCAACTCTACTTCAATGTTTCACAATAA
- a CDS encoding class I SAM-dependent methyltransferase: MEKWKFYDITHREHVFCNPMSVERLGRFIELLRLPAGALVAEVACGKGEFIIRLAEKYGVTGIGVDISPFCVADAKQRLAERIQGVGIKFLEMDGAEFSPDMPNSLDLAACIGASWIYGGHAGTLEALIPMVKQNGWVIIGEPHWRRDPSKEYLAAIDCSAGTFSTCEGNVRVAEEKGLRLVYSIVSEEKDWDEYEGLQWYAADEYSRKHADDPDVTYLQERISREKHSYLKWGRDTLGFAVYAFRKVGA; encoded by the coding sequence ATGGAAAAGTGGAAGTTTTATGACATTACCCATCGCGAACATGTTTTCTGTAATCCGATGAGTGTGGAGCGGCTTGGCCGTTTCATCGAGCTTCTTCGGCTTCCCGCTGGAGCGCTGGTCGCGGAAGTAGCTTGCGGCAAGGGTGAGTTCATCATCCGTCTGGCAGAAAAATACGGCGTGACCGGTATCGGCGTCGATATTTCCCCCTTCTGTGTGGCTGACGCCAAGCAGAGGCTGGCCGAAAGGATCCAAGGGGTAGGGATTAAATTTTTGGAAATGGATGGGGCGGAATTTTCACCCGACATGCCGAATAGCCTCGATTTGGCCGCGTGTATCGGAGCCAGCTGGATTTATGGCGGGCATGCAGGAACGCTTGAGGCATTGATTCCCATGGTTAAACAAAACGGCTGGGTTATCATCGGGGAGCCGCACTGGCGGCGAGATCCATCCAAAGAGTATTTGGCGGCCATTGATTGCAGTGCGGGTACATTCAGCACATGCGAAGGAAATGTACGTGTTGCAGAGGAGAAGGGCCTGCGCCTTGTCTATTCAATTGTCAGCGAGGAAAAGGATTGGGATGAATACGAGGGCCTGCAATGGTATGCAGCCGATGAGTATAGCCGGAAACATGCCGACGATCCGGATGTCACCTATCTTCAAGAACGCATATCCCGCGAGAAACACAGTTATCTGAAATGGGGGAGGGATACGTTGGGATTTGCAGTTTATGCGTTTCGGAAGGTGGGAGCGTGA